One window of Drosophila busckii strain San Diego stock center, stock number 13000-0081.31 chromosome 3L, ASM1175060v1, whole genome shotgun sequence genomic DNA carries:
- the LOC108599790 gene encoding uncharacterized protein LOC108599790: protein MFKSYQLPLALALLFGFMYFEVASYSRVMHVNHVRPNATHWQHNQTHLARPAQHYQPAHVQPVVYAPPPQYHAQPAPIGFVPQPQQAIYSYPSNNTYHYNNTYPMRQNYTRPAFSLSHLFG from the exons AG CTCTGCTCTTTGGCTTCATGTACTTCGAGGTCGCCTCCTATTCGCGTGTGATGCATGTCAATCATGTACGTCCCAATGCCACGCACTGGCAACACAATCAGACGCACCTGGCACGCCCAGCTCAGCACTATCAGCCGGCGCATGTCCAACCTGTAGTGTATGCTCCACCGCCGCAGTATCATGCTCAGCCTGCTCCAATTGGTTTCGTGCCTCAGCCACAGCAAGCGATCTACAGCTATCCGAGCAATAATACTTATCACTATAACAACACCTATCCAATGCGTCAGAACTACACCAGGCCAGCATTTAGTTTGAGTCACTTATTCGGTTAA
- the LOC108599787 gene encoding putative uncharacterized protein DDB_G0281733, with product MVAYYDECDGIEQPKTLTYWVRNIRMKRVQMRRKLRGSGGLRVNAILSTALLQAEQELRRKQQERFSRWLDMQTKFVPHGKTHCASDSNANADEEAEFERRSNENNLWRSELSGLDSFLSSLSSSNNNNYSTSSSNNNNIIISSSGNNNNYNHQSQTQCAIAVHS from the coding sequence ATGGTTGCTTATTACGACGAATGCGATGGTATTGAGCAGCCCAAAACGTTAACTTATTGGGTGCGCAATATTCGCATGAAACGCGTACAAATGCGTCGCAAATTGCGTGGCTCTGGTGGGCTGCGTGTGAACGCCATTTTGTCGACAGCGCTGCTCCAGGCTGAGCAGGAGCTGCGAAGGAAGCAGCAGGAACGTTTCAGTCGCTGGCTCGACATGCAAACGAAATTTGTTCCACATGGCAAAACGCATTGTGCCAGCGATTCCAATGCCAACGCTGACGAAGAGGCAGAGTTCGAACGTCGCAGTAATGAAAATAACTTGTGGAGAAGCGAGCTCAGTGGCCTCGATAGCTTTTTGagcagcttgagcagcagtaataacaacaactacagtacgagcagcagtaacaacaacaatatcatcatcagcagcagcggcaacaacaacaactataatcATCAAAGTCAAACACAGTGTGCCATTGCTGTGCATAGTTAG